In a genomic window of Lycium ferocissimum isolate CSIRO_LF1 chromosome 9, AGI_CSIRO_Lferr_CH_V1, whole genome shotgun sequence:
- the LOC132031255 gene encoding chlorophyllase-2-like, translating into MVVKKLGDDGIALDFEVGDEAVEIINVQASYFSPLPCPLLVFSPTTEGSYPVLLFFHGFMLKPNWYKSLLLHISSHGYIVIAPQFSPMALQCQEVKNAKKIAEWLSQNSLDSVLPEKVLPDLLKVAVSGHSSGGNTAFALALAYESYSKATTKEQEEQPPLKISGILGIDPVSGSSSSCLFSSPNILQYIPYSFDQSIPVAVIGTGLSNKRAYGMCPPAASNGVSHAEFFNESKPPCYYFMAKDYGHADMLDDKMANLMSIIMKSGKESKDTLRRTIGGLFVAFLKAYLEGQADDLINIVESPEIRAPIALDPVIYVEE; encoded by the exons ATGGTGGTAAAAAAGTTAGGCGACGATGGCATAGCATTAGATTTTGAAGTAGGAGATGAGGCTGTTGAGATAATCAATGTTCAGGCCTCATACTTTTCTCCCCTGCCATGTCCATTGCTAGTGTTTTCGCCGACTACAGAAGGATCCTATCCTGTTTTACTATTTTTCCATGGATTCATGCTCAAGCCCAACTGGTACAAGTCCCTCCTCCTACATATTTCTTCCCATGGATATATCGTCATTGCTCCTCAG TTTTCTCCTATGGCACTCCAATGCCAGGAAGTGAAAAACGCGAAAAAGATAGCAGAGTGGTTATCACAAAACAGCCTCGACTCTGTCCTGCCAGAGAAAGTTCTTCCAGACCTCCTCAAGGTCGCTGTCTCAGGCCACAGCAGCGGCGGTAACACAGCATTCGCCTTAGCTTTAGCTTACGAATCATACAGTAAAGCAACCACCAAAGAACAAGAAGAACAACCCCCTCTCAAAATCTCAGGAATCCTTGGAATTGATCCAGTCTCAGGATCCTCCTCGTCCTGTTTGTTTAGTTCTCCCAATATTCTCCAATATATTCCTTACAGTTTCGATCAATCAATCCCCGTAGCTGTCATTGGTACTGGCTTATCAAATAAACGTGCATATGGTATGTGTCCACCCGCTGCATCAAATGGTGTTAGTCATGCTGAATTTTTCAATGAGAGTAAACCACCTTGTTACTATTTTATGGCTAAGGATTATGGTCATGCTGATATGTTGGACGATAAAATGGCAAATTTAATGAGTATTATCATGAAAAGTGGGAAGGAATCAAAGGATACTTTGAGAAGGACTATAGGAGGGCTTTTTGTAGCTTTTCTCAAGGCTTATTTGGAAGGTCAAGCTGATGATTTAATTAACATTGTTGAATCGCCTGAAATTCGTGCTCCTATTGCACTTGATCCAGTTATATATGTCGAGGAGTAA